CAAAACCTTCCCCCAGGAGGCCCAGCGCCTGTCGAAACTGGCCGAAGAAAATGCCAAATGGCGCTATGACTACTACAAGCGTCTCGAAGCAATGGAGTACGCAAAATAATCATCCGAAAAACCGGGCCGCAAGCCCGGTTTTTTTATGACCTTTGTATATCACGATTCAGGTGGCATGAAAAAGTTCCGGTTTTATTCCGCTTTATTGTTTTCAGCCATGCTTATTGCCGCCTGCGACGATGAGCAGAGCGCCCGTGACACCTACTTTGGCGACAGTCCGGTTTATCAGCGCCCTGCACCCGATTTCTGGAGCATTCCGGAATATGCTTCGTTTTACTGGGAGGAAATTGAGCCGGAGTCCCCACCTGTGCAGTTGCAATATGAGTACTGGCGCTATGAACCTGAGCCTGAGATGGATATCGAAGAATACGACTTCTCCGGACGCTCATCCGGCCCGCCCGAAAGATTTGTGAATCCGGATTGAAGCGACCAGGTGAAAAGACTCAATAGAAAGCCCAAATTTCTTTATACTACACAAAAAAGGCTGCCTCACTTTTGAGACAGCCTCTTTTCTTTGATGTGTTTCTGCCGGTTAGTTTATTGAGAAATGAAAGGGCAGCCTGGCCTGCACCCCTTTCATCCGGCTTACCTGCGAGATGTATTCCACTAAATGGTAGTGTTCGCCCAGCTGCGCTTTGAGGGCACGTTTACCACTGTTCACCCCGCTCATGTCCTGTATGAGCCGGCGGATGGGATCGATCTGCTCCGGCTGTTCCACCACCCGGAAGTCCTCGCCCAGATTCGCTTTCAGGGCAGCGTAGGCAATGGCTGCCTGTAAACCGCCAATCGAATCAACCAGCCCAATGCCCAGAGCATCCTGGCCTGTCCAAACCCTGCCCTGGGCAATGCTGTCCACATAAGATTTGCGCAAACCACGGGTGTCGGCCACCAAAGTGATAAAATCGTCGTAAATCCTGCTAACCTCCCTGTTGATGACTTCCAGTTGATAAGGTTTGATGGGTTCCGTCACATCCATAAGGTCGGCATTGCGGTTGGTCATCACTTTATCAAAGGTAATACCTAATTTGTTGTTAAACAGTCCCTTGAAGTTTGGAATAACGCCAAACACCCCAATGCTGCCGGTAATGGTTCCCGGATCGGCAAAGATAAAATCGGCATTGGTCGAGATCCAATAGCCGCCCGAGGCAGCCACATTGCCCATCGAAACGATGAAGGGCTTTTCCTGGCGGGCCAGCTCCACCTCGCGTCGGATTACTTCCGAGGCAAGCGCGCTTCCACCCGGAGAGTTCACCCGCATCACAATGGCTTTAACTTTGTCGTCTTCGCGCAACTTGCGAATCAGTTTAGAGAGGTCGTCCGAGCCGATGGCATTCTCCGAACCCTCACCATCCGAGATTTCTCCTGTGGCATAAACAACTGCAAGTTTGTTTTTCGAGATGGACGATTTGCCAACTTTCGCATTGGTGTATTTTGCAAGTGTCACGGTTTCAATCTTGTCTTTCGGGCCTTTTCCGGTTTTTTCGCGCAAAAGGGCCAGCACTTCGTCCTTATACTTCAATCCGTCCACAAAACCAAGTTCCACAGCCTTTTCGTTCGATGCCGTGGCAAGTTCATCGTAACCCTTCGGCCACGAGCATATTTTAGGATGGGGTTGGGTTGCAGATATTTGCGCTTAAAATTTTTGGGATATGATTCGTAAAGAGCGCAAAGACAAAATGTTTTTTTTGGTTGAGCAGTGGGAGCAAAGTGGTCAAAGTCAAAGGTCGTTTTGCAATGGCAAATGGGATGAAGCTTTACACATTTCGTTACTGGGTAAATAAGTATCGTTCAAAGGAGCAGGCAACTGGAGGCTTTGTGCAGTTGAATGGGCCATGTAGCACAAACCTGTTGATTCGTTATCCCAATGGCATTGAGCTACATGTGCCGTTGTCTACCCCTGTATCGCTGCTCAAATGTTTAATCCGGATGTGATGATATGTTTTCCATTACTTCGGCAAGGTATTTTCTCTACCTTGAGCCAACAGACATGCGTAAAAGTTTCGACGGCTTATGCGGGCTGGTCACAAGCAAGCTTGGCCAAAACCCCATGAGCGGAGATTTGTACATTTTCATTAACAAGCCACGCAACTGCATCAAAAATGCTTCGGTGGGAACCCGGAGGGTTCGTACTGTTTACAAGCGACTCGAGCAAGGCAGGCTGCAACTGCCCAAACAAAGTATGGATGGGGTGAAAAACCAGATGCTCGACTATAGCCAGCTGGTGATGATAATCAATGGTATTTCAATGGAAAATGCAAGAAAAAACAAGCGATTTTATCGACATGATTTTGTTGGAAACTAAGGTTTAAGGCGGTCATTTCCAGCAGGTTGATTCTGTAATTTTGCCCTATGGCAAGCACAGAAACAATCACTATTTCCAAAGCAGCACATCAAGCCTTACTGGCCGAGCTCAATATGCTTCGTCAGAGCTTGCACGGCATAAGGACATGGTATCGGAATATGATGCGCTGGTGGTCGAGCTCAAGCTGCTCAAGCATGAACTTGCCCAGCTCAAGCGTATGCTATTTGGTGCAAAGAGCGAACGGTTTGTGGCTGCCAATCCCAATCAACTAACCCTTTTCGAGCTGCCGGAACCTCAGAAACCGGAGCCCCAGACCCAGCAAATAAACTACACCCGTACAAAAGCCGGGCAAAAAGACAAGCAACAACCGCTTCGTCTTGAACTTCCGGCCCATTTGCCACGCAAACAGCAGGTCATCGAACCACAGAACCTTCCTGAGGGCGCCCGCTTCATTGGTAATGCCATCACGGAGGTACCTGAATACGAGCCTGGCAGCATCTATGTCAGGCAGATTGTGCGCCCCAAGTATGTGCTTGGTCAGAACCAGGAACAAACACAGATAGCCATAGCCGAGCTTCCGAGCCTGCCTATCGAGAAAGGTAATGCCGGCGCAAGCATGTTGGCTCACCTGATAGTGAGTAAATACGCAGATCACCTGCCATTTTACCGTCAGGTACAAATGTTCAAACGTCAGAAGCTTCAGTTGTCAGAGTCAACCATCAACGGATGGTTCAGCGCCAGCTGTCAGTTGCTTGAACCGCTATACCATAGCCTTGTGGCAAAAGTTCAATCCTCGGGCTACCTTCAGGCCGATGAAACGCCCATTGCAGTATTGACAAAAGACAAGCCGGGCTCAACACACAAAGGTTACCTCTGGGTGTACCACGATCCGATGGAGCGCCTTGTGGTATTCGACTACCAACAGGGCGCGGACGCGAAGGCCCGGAGAAGTTTTTGAAAGACTTTAGCGGAGTGCTTCAAACCGATGGTTATGCAGCATACAACGGATTAAGACTCAAAGGCCATATCTTGCAACTTGCCTGCATGGCACATGCCAGACGCAATTTTGAAAAGGCATTGGATAACGACAGCCAACGGGCTGAAACTGCCCTGTTGCTTATAGGCAAGCTATACCAGATTGAGCGCATGGCAAAAGAGAATCACCTGAACCATGATGAGATAAAAATCCTCAGACAGCAACAGGCCCAACCTGTGGCTTGAGCAGTTGCATCGGTGGCTCAGTGAGCAACATGCCTGTGTCTTGCCCAAAGCGCCATTGGCCAGGCCATCACTTACATGTTGACCCTTTGGCCAAGACTGATAAGATACCTCGATGACGGACGATATCAAATGGACAACAACCTGATTGAAAACACCATACGTCCTGTAGCCCTTGGCCGAAAAAACTATCTGTTTGCAGGCTCGCATGAGGGAGCAAAGCGCGCAGCCATGATTTATTCCTTGTTAGCCACTTGCAAACTCAATGAAGTAGAACCTTTTGGCTGGCTCAGCCATACCCTCGAGGTACTTCCAGACCACCCGGCCAACCAACTGTACAAACTACTCCCAATAAAAAATCCAAAATAACAAGCAACACGCTCGTGGCCGAAGGGTTACAGTTCATCCGCATAACGGTTCAGATCGTTGACGCTGATGTTCCGGCTGGCGCTGATTTTTTCGAGGTAGTTGGCCCAGTTGGTGCCCAGAATCTTCTCCATCTGCTCGCGGTTGGCTTCGCTCATCTTATCGAGCATCAGGGGCTCAACCGCACTTTTGTATTTGTTGTTCGGACCACGGATAATTTGTGGCTCCACTTCCAGTTTGGCCAGCATATTCTTCAGAAAAGTAAGCTGAGCGATCATGCCTTTGAACATCAGGCTACCGTCGGGGTTCATATACACCTCGTCGGCAAGGCTGGCCAGGTAATAGGCCGACTGGCTGTAGGTTTCGCCGTAACTAATAATAAACTTTCCCGACTCTTTGAATTCGAGCAGCTTATTGCGTATCTCTTCCAGATTTGCCATGCCGGCATCCACAGTGCCAAGCTCCATAAAAATACCGGCAATGTTCGGGTCGGTTTTAGCTTTGTCAATATTGGCAAGAATATCATTCAGGCCAATGCTTTGAGTTGGCTTGAACGACATAAAGTCAAAGTTCTGGAAGGGGTCTTTTGCGCTTCGGTCCGGAATGGGTGCATCAAACCTGATGTAAAGCACAGTGTTTTCTTTCAGTTTTACGGCTTGTTTCTCGGCAGTTGATATCAGCGCCGACAAAATGCCCGCAAAGACGAAAAAAAGGAACAAAAACGATAAGATGGTGCCTGTGAACGAGGCAAGCAGAAATTTGAAGAATTGTTTCATGGGTTTGGTATTTGTGTTGTGAACCAGCTTCAAAAATAGTGCAATAATTGAAACAAAACTGATTTACAGGGTATTGTAATTGTTAAACAATCATTTTCAATATGCTGGCTGTACGATCTGACACAGCATATGCACGAAAACGGACAGGCTGGTGAATTGAACAGCAAACTGTGAAAAAATAATCGTACAGGTTCTGGAATTTGCTTGAAAAATGACCGATTTTTGACGGCCGAAGCTGATCTCAAATTTACCTATGACGAAGCTTGTTTTGCGTTCGGCCTTGCTTGCGGCCTGCATTGCGTTAATGCCATCAGATATTGGTGCAGGGCTGAACAATCCGCCAACCGACAGCAGGACACGCATGGTAAGTCATGGACTGGCATTGCCTTCAGGCTTCGACCTGCCGGAGCCAGAGCCGGTGGTTACGTATTATATCGACCACACCAAAGTATTCCCGAATCCAAAAAGCTTCGAAAAACCAAGCGACATCATGTCGAAAGGGCAGTTGCCCAAAAACAGGCTGGTGAGTTTCCTGTGGATGCACAATCCTTCCGTTAAACTGGAGTATGCAGAGCGTCTGGCCGATGCGTATGTGCGTGAGGCGGCCCAGGAAGGTGTAAACCATGATATTGCTTTTGTGCAAATGTGTCTCGAAACGGGGTTTTTGCGTTTCGACGGGGATGTCAGAGCTTCCCAGAACAATTTTTGTGGCCTCGGGGCTACCGGTAATGGTGAGCCGGGCATGAGCTTTGCCACGCTCGAAGAAGGGGTGAGGGCACACATCCAGCACCTGAAAGCGTATGCATCCACCGAAAATCTTAACAATCCGCCGGTGGCCAGCAGGATTGGCATGGTGAAACGGGGTGTCGCGCCAAGTTTTCATCAGCTCACCGGCCGATGGGCAACCGATCCGCTTTATGGCAAAAAAATCGATCTGTTGCTTTCCAGGATTTACGACGGAGCTACTCCTGAGCCTGTCCGCCGCAAAACATCCATACTTTTCGACTAAATCTCTCCTTTTGTTTGTAACTCACATCCCGTGCACTGGTTTGCTTTAGGCGCTTAGCCTTAAATTTGCGCCCGATGAAATTGCAGGAAGCATATATCCTATTGGGCACAAATCTTGGGCTGAAGGAAGAGGCGATTCAAACTGCAAAAGAGTTGCTGATCAGGGCATTAGGCGAACCTAAAATGCAATCGGCACTCTATGCCTCCAAAAGCTGGGGATTTGACGGGCCTGATTTCCTAAACCAGTTGCTTGTTTTTTTTACCGGTTTATCCCCTTTCGAGGTACTGGATATTGCGCTGGATATCGAGAAAGCTATGGGGCGCATTCGCCTGCCCGGACAAGGATACACCAGCCGGAACATCGATATCGACCTGCTTTACTTTGGGACCACCGTTATGCACCATCCCAGGCTCACCCTGCCGCATCCACGCCTGCACCTACGGCGCTTTGTGCTTATGCCGCTTGCAGAACTTGCTCCGAATATGGTTCACCCCCGGCTTGGTCTGACCCACAACATGCTACTGGCCAGACTCGACGATCAAAGCCCGGTCTGGGTACATCATAACTCTTAAAAATGGTCCCGATGATCGAAATCCCATACAGTTTCATTGCTATCGAAGGTACCATTGGTGCTGGTAAGACTTCCCTGGCCACACGAATGGCGTCCGACTTCAATGGCAAACTCATCTTGGAACAGTTCGAGGACAATGCCTTTTTGCCAAAGTTTTATGCCGAACCCGAGAAGTATGCCTTTCCGCTCGAAATGTCGTTTATGGCCTCGCGTTTTCAGCAGCTGAAAGACCAGCTTGGCAGCCTCGATTTGTTCAGAAACTTTATCATCTCGGACTACTACATTGCCAAGTCACTTGTTTTTGCCCAAAAAACCCTGCAACCCGACGAGTTCAGTCTGTTCAAACGATTCTTCTACCTCATCAATCCCTCGCTGCCCCGACCTGACTTGCTGGTCTATCTCTACCTTCCAGTAGAAAAACTGCAGGAAAATATTCGCAAACGGGGCCGGAGCTATGAGCAACACATCAAGGATGAATACCTCGAAGGCATCCAAACCGGATATTTCGACTTTATCCGCCAGCAAACTGATATGCGCATTTTGCTCCTGGATACGAGCAAGCTCGATTTTGTGGCCAACGAACATCATTATCAGGCAATCGTTGATGTCATTTTCAGGAAGTATCCTGCCGGCATTCATCGGTTTACATTTTAGGCGGCATAGTATGAGGCTTTCAATAGAAGAGTTCCTGTACCTTATCGGGGCAAAAGCGAGCCTGTTCTCCCACCTTATCCTGCGCCCAATAGTTACCCTGCGGGAATGCCTCCCTGACCGTTGATGGCCGGAATTGATGAGATGCCAAAACAAAAAAGGCTGCCTCACTTCTGAGACAGCCTCTTTTTGTTATCAAAGGTTGTTATTACTTCACGATTGCCTGGAAATCAGGTTCGTTGAAGAACTTGATGAATTCACGATCCCATTTGGCTGTGTTCTTGTAGCTGCCATCCTGTTCAATGGCCTTCATGAGGTTGCTGTACAGATAAGCGCTGTCGTTGGTGCGTGCACCGATGATGGCTTTTAGGTACGAGGCGCTTGCCGAAGCCGGAGCACAATCGAGGGTGGCCTTGGCGGCTGCATAATCCTTGTTGAGCAGCTGGGCAAGTCCGAGGTTATAGTCACACTTTTTTGCGCTCATCAGGCTGATGGCCCTGGCATAATCGCCTTTGTAGATATTCACAATTCCCATGTTGTAATCCACATCAGCTCCGAGGTCTTTTGCCTTTTTCAGGTTCTTTTCTGCTTCGGCAAAGTTGCGCTCAACAATGTTCAGCACAGCCATGTTGTTGTAAACGATTGGCGACTTTTGGGCCATTGGCATTGCTTTCTCGAGCAGTTTTTTGGATTCGGCATAGTTACCCAGTTGGAATTCGATCTCAGCCAGGTTCATGACCACGCGGGCGCATTTAGGATGGAGTTCCATGCCACTGGTGTAGATCATTTTCCTTGTTTTCAGGTCGTTGGTGAGGGTGGCTGCATAAAGCAGTTCTTCGAGGGTCAGCTGTGCCGGATCGGCAGTGGACAGACGGGCAATTTCCTCATCAGTTTTCTTAGGTTCGAAAGTATTGATGGTGATGATGCTGCGGCGCAGGGGCTGCAGGATCTCGTTTTCGATCTCAGGATAGATGAGGATCATATTGCGGATTTCCTGTTCGCGCTGTTCGGGAGCTGCCGAACGGATGACGTTGAGGATGGCATTCTTGTCTTTGAGGTTCGATGCCTCTACAGCAGCCATGAAGCCATTCCAGTCGGGGCCGTTGGCGCTGGTTTCAAATTTTAGCTCGTTCAGATTATTGAAAGCCATGCCATGGTTGCGGTTGCGCAGGAGCTGACGAATAACCCCTTCCATGTGTTCCCTGGCGGTACGAGCGCGGTTGGCTGAAAGGTTATTGTTGAAGGTTTCTTCACCTTCAGGCGATGCCCAGCCGGCGATGGTGATGTCTTTCACCTCCCATCCTTTTTGTATATGCTGAGTCACTTCACTTAAAGCTTTGCGGTTTTCTTCCTTGCGGTTGAGAGGCAGGTTCCAGTTGAGGTTGAACAGATTTACCTGATAGTAAATGTGTGCAACATCGGAAACGATGGTCACTTTTTCGTAACGGTCTTTTGCAACCAGTGTACGTGGCTTATCTTCAATGCGTTTGGAAGTGTAAACTACACCATCGGCGAGTTTAACCTGCGGGGCGGCGAAGAATTTTTCGTTTTGCATCACCTGTTCGCGGGAGGTGTGTACGATGGTTTTGGCAGGATAGATAAGCGGGGCGACTACCAGCTCGCTGACGTTCATCTTGGGGTCGTATGGAATCTTGTCTTTGTAAGTGAAGCTGCCGCCATTGGCCCAGCTGATCAGCTGTCCTTCGCCGATCACCGACTCACCCTTGAAGTTGATGGGCTTGAGTGCCACCGAACCACCGTCGTAAGTAAGCACAGGAGTAAAGTTCATTGCGGCATTCTTGCGGAAGTATTTCGGAGGGAAGGTGCCTTTGATGGTAATTTCAACCGAGTCGCCGCGCTCTTCCAGCGGATTCGGCATGGTTTCGAGGCTTACCTGGCCAAAGTTGTTCACCATGCTTTTCACACTGTTGCTGATGAATTTGTAGCGCAAACCCACGTTGAAGTGTGCAAACATATCGTTTTCAACTGTGCCTTCACGGCGCTGACCAAAATCAGTATCTCTGAACGCGTCCATGCGGTCGCTGTCCACGAAGTTGAAGGTGTAATTGGCGTAGATATCTGTCTTTTCGGTAACCCTAAAGTTAAAGTCAGCACCTATGGGCAGGGTGAGCGCAGAAGCACGGTTGCCCATCCAGCCTTTTTCCGGAGTGTTGGAAGCGTATCCTACTTCCTGCAGGAAGGCGCCGGTGGTCAGGTCAATTGCTCTTGCCCTGAAATTTGTTTGTCCGAAACCAATGTGCGGGGCAAATGTGAACAGCCTGTCGGGATTGTATCCCCAGATTGCGTTCACGAGGTTGAACGATAGGTTGAGGTTGAACTGGATGTGATCGCCTTCGGAGAGTTTGGCGTTGCGCCAGTCTTTTTCACCACCAAACCGACCGGCACCAGCCCGGCCAAAAGCACCAAACAATGGTGAGAACTGATAGCCCAGGCCGAGGTTACCGTTTAGCTTGTAATAACGGGGGTCGGGGGCAAAACCGTACTGATTGAGGTCGCCATGAAAAAGACTGAGGCCGGCGTCGCCAATCAGATACAGATGCTTGTCGAAAGCAGGATTGCCTGTGCCTTTCTTTGTTTTATCCTGCTGAGCAAAAAGCAGGGCAGGCAAAAGCGCAAACAGCAAAACCAAAACGATACCCGGGCGTAACTGTTTCTTGTTCATAAGTGTTGATTTGATTTGTTATGATTCGTTGAGTTAATCTCCGAATTTTAAAATACATATAAATTGTGACAAAAATAGGTAAAAAGCGCTGCTTTACAAGCGGTTTATGTTTTTTTTTAGATTATCAAAAAAAATCTTGAACTAAAGAGCAAGTGTAAAAAAAACATGAAGTCAATCACAAATCTCTCTGGGGTTTTATTCATGAGAATTCATTATTTCTTGTCGAGATGTGTCAGATTGAAAAGGTGCCAGAAAACAATACCTGCACAAACGCTTACGTTCAGGCTGTGTTTGGTGCCTGCCTGGGGCAATTCCACCGCACGCTGGCACCATTGCAGGGCAGCATCCGACACCCCGTCAAGCTCGTTGCCAAAGACGAGCGCAACGGGTCTGCTGGGCGCAAAATCCTGTAATTTAATGCTTTGGTTTGTTTGTTCAACACAAACAATTTCATATCCCTCCGCGGCCAGCTGTTTCAGACAATCGGTTATTTGGGGATAATAGTGCCATTCCACGGTTTCAGTGGCGCCGAGCGCGGTTTTATGAATCTCGCGATGCGGCGGACAGGCAGTGATGCCGCACAGATAGATTGCTTTTAGTGCAAAAGCATCCGCCGAGCGAAAAATGGAGCCCACATTGTGCAGCGAACGAATGTTGTCGAGCACGGCTACCGCCGGCATTTTTTCCAACCGGCGGAATTGCTCTGCATCCGGTCTGCCCAGTTCTTCTGACGTAAGCTTGCGCATTCAGTTGAAATGTGTGGCAAAATTACGAAAGCAGGTGCATTCCCGGGCAATCTCCTATCTTTGTTGCCTGTCCGAAAATCGTTACGCTGTAAGTATGAGCAAATCCGCCGAAGCAGCCGAAACCCCGCTGATGAAGCAGTACAACCAGATCAAGGCGCGTTATCCCGACGCCCTGCTGCTTTTTCGTGTGGGCGATTTTTATGAGACCTTCGGACAGGATGCCATAAAAACATCCGAAACGCTGGGTATCGTGCTCACCCGCCGGGCCAACGGAGCCGCAGCATTTGTCGAGCTGGCTGGTTTTCCGCACCATGCGCTTGATACCTATCTTCCCAAGCTTGTGAAAGCCGGATACAGGGTGGCCATCTGCGATCAACTTGAGGATCCCAAGACTGCCAAAACCGTGGTGAAGCGAGGTGTAACCGAATTGGTGACACCCGGAGTTTCCTACAACGATAATGTGCTTTCGCAAAAGGAGAATAACTTCCTGGCAGCCATCCACCTTCAGGAAGGCCTGAGCGGCATTGCTTTTCTGGACATCTCGACCGGTGAGTTTTATGTGGCCGAGGGCAACGATGAATACCTCGACAAACTCATCCAGAGCTTCAGCCCAAGCGAGGTAGTCATACAGCGTAACCGTCGCAGGAACTTTACCGAGAAATTCGGCGAGCGTTTTTACATCAATGTCTTTGATGATTGGGTGTTCAGTTCCGACTACGCTTACGACAAACTTTGCACCCATTTTCAAACCAGTTCGCTCAAAGGGTATGGCGTGGAGGAGCTGCCGCGCGCCATTGTGGCAGCCGGTGCTGCTCTGCATTATCTCAGTGAAACACATCACGACAAGATCAGTCATATTTCCGGCATGTCGCGCATTGACGAGGGCGACTATGTCTGGCTCGACCGTTTTACCATCCGCAATCTTGAGCTGTGGGCTTCGCCTCATCCTGAGGCACGCACCCTGATGGATGTACTCGACCATACCCGCACGCCCATGGGTGCCCGCCTGCTCAGGCGCTGGCTGGCCCTGCCGCTCAAAAACCGGAAATCCATCGAAGAAAGGCACGAGGTGGTGGAGGCCCTGGTGAACCGACCCGAACTGCTCAGCCAACTGTCCGAATCGCTCAAAACTGCAGGCGACCTCGAAAGGCTCATCTCCAAGGTCGCCCTGATGAAAGCCAACCCCCGCGAACTGCTTCAGGTGGCCCGTGCCATCGATCAGGCTTTGATCATAAAAAACCTCTGTGCATCAGCCGATGCCCCAAGCCTGAACAAACTGGCACAGGAATTTACCGACTGCAGCCAGGTGAGCAGCCTGATAACCACCACCTTATTGCCTGAACCTGCTTCCAGCCTTGCCAAGGGCAATGTGATTGCTCCGGGCATCCATGCCGAGCTCGACGAACTGCGCCAGATTGCCCGCTCCGGAAAGGATTATCTGGCCGATATGCTTCAGCGCGAAACTTCGCTGACCGGCATACCAAGCCTCAAAATCGGATTCAATAATGTGTTCGGGTATTATTTTGAGGTGACCAATGCGCACAAAAACAAAGTGCCCTCGGGCTGGATCAGAAAACAAACCCTGACAGGAGCCGAACGTTACATCACCGAAGAACTGAAGGCATATGAGCAAAAAATTCTCGGTGCCGAAGAACGCATGCTGGCCATTGAAAATCAGGTGTATGCCGAATTGCTTGGCAAGGTGGCTGCGCATGTCGGACCGGTGCAGCAAAATGCGTCCGTGATGTCGCGCATCGATTGCCTGGGTGCTTTTGCTCAGGTAGCTCATCGTTATAACTACGTGCGCCCTGCAATGAACGAT
This window of the Bacteroidota bacterium genome carries:
- the mutS gene encoding DNA mismatch repair protein MutS, with translation MSKSAEAAETPLMKQYNQIKARYPDALLLFRVGDFYETFGQDAIKTSETLGIVLTRRANGAAAFVELAGFPHHALDTYLPKLVKAGYRVAICDQLEDPKTAKTVVKRGVTELVTPGVSYNDNVLSQKENNFLAAIHLQEGLSGIAFLDISTGEFYVAEGNDEYLDKLIQSFSPSEVVIQRNRRRNFTEKFGERFYINVFDDWVFSSDYAYDKLCTHFQTSSLKGYGVEELPRAIVAAGAALHYLSETHHDKISHISGMSRIDEGDYVWLDRFTIRNLELWASPHPEARTLMDVLDHTRTPMGARLLRRWLALPLKNRKSIEERHEVVEALVNRPELLSQLSESLKTAGDLERLISKVALMKANPRELLQVARAIDQALIIKNLCASADAPSLNKLAQEFTDCSQVSSLITTTLLPEPASSLAKGNVIAPGIHAELDELRQIARSGKDYLADMLQRETSLTGIPSLKIGFNNVFGYYFEVTNAHKNKVPSGWIRKQTLTGAERYITEELKAYEQKILGAEERMLAIENQVYAELLGKVAAHVGPVQQNASVMSRIDCLGAFAQVAHRYNYVRPAMNDGFAIDIRQGRHPVVEQQMPPGNSYVANDVFLDSERQQIMMITGPNMSGKSALLRQTALIVLLAQMGSFVPAESASLGIVDKVFTRVGASDNISSGESTFMVEMNETASILNNISTRSLVILDEIGRGTSTYDGISIAWAITEYLHEHPLYRPKVMFATHYHELNEMAATFPRIKNYHVSVKEAGNKVIFLRKLKKGGSAHSFGIHVAAMAGMPPRVIERANKLLAMLEKSHSQEALQQAGNSPKEKDGIQLSFIQLDDPLLLQIKDEILNTNIDTLTPVEALLKLHEIKRLLGK
- the sppA gene encoding signal peptide peptidase SppA, with protein sequence MELGFVDGLKYKDEVLALLREKTGKGPKDKIETVTLAKYTNAKVGKSSISKNKLAVVYATGEISDGEGSENAIGSDDLSKLIRKLREDDKVKAIVMRVNSPGGSALASEVIRREVELARQEKPFIVSMGNVAASGGYWISTNADFIFADPGTITGSIGVFGVIPNFKGLFNNKLGITFDKVMTNRNADLMDVTEPIKPYQLEVINREVSRIYDDFITLVADTRGLRKSYVDSIAQGRVWTGQDALGIGLVDSIGGLQAAIAYAALKANLGEDFRVVEQPEQIDPIRRLIQDMSGVNSGKRALKAQLGEHYHLVEYISQVSRMKGVQARLPFHFSIN
- a CDS encoding deoxynucleoside kinase, yielding MIEIPYSFIAIEGTIGAGKTSLATRMASDFNGKLILEQFEDNAFLPKFYAEPEKYAFPLEMSFMASRFQQLKDQLGSLDLFRNFIISDYYIAKSLVFAQKTLQPDEFSLFKRFFYLINPSLPRPDLLVYLYLPVEKLQENIRKRGRSYEQHIKDEYLEGIQTGYFDFIRQQTDMRILLLDTSKLDFVANEHHYQAIVDVIFRKYPAGIHRFTF
- a CDS encoding transposase yields the protein MVSEYDALVVELKLLKHELAQLKRMLFGAKSERFVAANPNQLTLFELPEPQKPEPQTQQINYTRTKAGQKDKQQPLRLELPAHLPRKQQVIEPQNLPEGARFIGNAITEVPEYEPGSIYVRQIVRPKYVLGQNQEQTQIAIAELPSLPIEKGNAGASMLAHLIVSKYADHLPFYRQVQMFKRQKLQLSESTINGWFSASCQLLEPLYHSLVAKVQSSGYLQADETPIAVLTKDKPGSTHKGYLWVYHDPMERLVVFDYQQGADAKARRSF
- a CDS encoding S49 family peptidase, with the protein product MKQFFKFLLASFTGTILSFLFLFFVFAGILSALISTAEKQAVKLKENTVLYIRFDAPIPDRSAKDPFQNFDFMSFKPTQSIGLNDILANIDKAKTDPNIAGIFMELGTVDAGMANLEEIRNKLLEFKESGKFIISYGETYSQSAYYLASLADEVYMNPDGSLMFKGMIAQLTFLKNMLAKLEVEPQIIRGPNNKYKSAVEPLMLDKMSEANREQMEKILGTNWANYLEKISASRNISVNDLNRYADEL
- the folK gene encoding 2-amino-4-hydroxy-6-hydroxymethyldihydropteridine diphosphokinase, whose amino-acid sequence is MKLQEAYILLGTNLGLKEEAIQTAKELLIRALGEPKMQSALYASKSWGFDGPDFLNQLLVFFTGLSPFEVLDIALDIEKAMGRIRLPGQGYTSRNIDIDLLYFGTTVMHHPRLTLPHPRLHLRRFVLMPLAELAPNMVHPRLGLTHNMLLARLDDQSPVWVHHNS
- a CDS encoding glucosaminidase domain-containing protein, with amino-acid sequence MTKLVLRSALLAACIALMPSDIGAGLNNPPTDSRTRMVSHGLALPSGFDLPEPEPVVTYYIDHTKVFPNPKSFEKPSDIMSKGQLPKNRLVSFLWMHNPSVKLEYAERLADAYVREAAQEGVNHDIAFVQMCLETGFLRFDGDVRASQNNFCGLGATGNGEPGMSFATLEEGVRAHIQHLKAYASTENLNNPPVASRIGMVKRGVAPSFHQLTGRWATDPLYGKKIDLLLSRIYDGATPEPVRRKTSILFD
- a CDS encoding transposase, which gives rise to MKDFSGVLQTDGYAAYNGLRLKGHILQLACMAHARRNFEKALDNDSQRAETALLLIGKLYQIERMAKENHLNHDEIKILRQQQAQPVA
- the tnpB gene encoding IS66 family insertion sequence element accessory protein TnpB, translated to MFSITSARYFLYLEPTDMRKSFDGLCGLVTSKLGQNPMSGDLYIFINKPRNCIKNASVGTRRVRTVYKRLEQGRLQLPKQSMDGVKNQMLDYSQLVMIINGISMENARKNKRFYRHDFVGN
- a CDS encoding RNA methyltransferase, with amino-acid sequence MRKLTSEELGRPDAEQFRRLEKMPAVAVLDNIRSLHNVGSIFRSADAFALKAIYLCGITACPPHREIHKTALGATETVEWHYYPQITDCLKQLAAEGYEIVCVEQTNQSIKLQDFAPSRPVALVFGNELDGVSDAALQWCQRAVELPQAGTKHSLNVSVCAGIVFWHLFNLTHLDKK
- a CDS encoding transposase, whose product is MLTLWPRLIRYLDDGRYQMDNNLIENTIRPVALGRKNYLFAGSHEGAKRAAMIYSLLATCKLNEVEPFGWLSHTLEVLPDHPANQLYKLLPIKNPK